GGATGGCTGGTTTTGCCCTCCATAGGCAGGGCTCTGTGAACGATCCTGATTCGCGCCTTTCGGTTCCAGGAACTGGACACTGTCGGCGACGACTTCAGTCACATATACGCGCTTACCTTCATTGTTTTCATAGCTCCGTGTCTGGATTCGGCCTTCGACGCCGGCAAGACTGCCTTTTTTAAGAAAGTTTGCCGTGTTTTCAGCTTGTTTGCGCCATGTCACACAGTTTATGAAATCCGCTTCCCGCTCTCCTTGTGCATTGGAGAACGTGCGATTCACTGCAAGTGTGAAGTTACAGGCTGCTACTCCATTGGATAGGAATAGGTAAACTTTTGAAGTAATCTCCAGCTTTTCCCCTCCTGAGTACCGTGCGTGCGATTTTCACCGCACACGGCACGCCATCGATTCTAATTAATCCTGTTTTATGGGATTCAATCCAAGGATTATCAATCCTTAGACGAGATAGTGCCATACTATACGTCTTAGCTAATGTCACCTATGAGTTTCGCTCTGTATTTCTCGACTTTCTTCGCTATTTTTGTGTCCTCCGGCACGGAAGTGCCATGTACTAGTTCATGACATTTCTTGTGGAGGCTAGCGAGATTAGTAATTTTGTTTACTTCGTCGAGTGGTAAGGTAGGGCTGATATGGTGGCATTGTAGCTCCACTGGTAAAATATCGCCGGCACATACTTTACATTTTCCTCTATCTCTGTTGAACGCATATTCCCTGTTCATATAGAATTCAAAGTTATACTTTCTAAGATTCTTTTTATCGGATTTCAGCATGTTTCGTTTGGCTATTCGGAATACGTCTTCGTTCTTGTCATAGAGTGGGAGTCTGTTAAGACTCTGATTCTTTTTCGCATTCTTGTAGTAAAGTTCTCGTCCTTCAACCGTATAAGGGGTTAAATTCTGATTAAAGCACTGTGGGTCTTCCGATTTCGTGTGTAGGAATTTTGTAATTCCAACCCATTCTCCTTCTACTTCCACTGCATGAGTTTCGGCGGTATAGCCTTCGTGTCTCTTGCGTCGGTTAGAAAGTTCGGAATATCTTTTCAGTTTAGCTTTATTTTTACCATTGTTCTGGTTGCGATAGAGTTTCTTCCACGTGTAGTGACTGGTAACGAAGACTTTATGGTCTAAGGAGTCAAAAATTTCTGTCCAGACCGCTGTCTTGTAATATTCAGATAAACCAACGATTTTAGAGTTCACTTTCTCGATTATCACAGCTTTCTGATAGTCGCATTGTGTTCTCCTAATCTGCTTAATGTCCTTTAGAATCTCTGCCGTTTTTGTTCTAACCTTTTTCATATCAGGTAGAATTCTGGCATATAACTCATGTTTCTTAGCATTTCCAGTTCTGCCTATGCTCTTTCGAGGTTTGGCCAATTCAACTTGGAAGCCGAGAAATTTCATTCTATTTTCTTTAAGGTCAGTGATGACAGTCTTTTCTTCCGAAAGTTCAAGATTCAATTTCGCCTTGAAGTATCTTTTCAGATACTCCAATTGCTTTTCGGCTTGTTCTTTCGTTTTCGTGAAGATCACCCAGTCATCTGCGTATCTAACTAGAAATACAGGTTGCCTACCTACCTTCCGAAATTTCCTACGAGCATTTTTGACGTTCGAGAATTCATCCGCAAAGTATGGATTTTCATACCTGCTGGAGACAGTCCAATCAAAATCGTTCAAATACACATTTGCGAGAATAGGGCTGATAATACCACCTTGCGGTGTACCTTTGTCGGTATCGTGGAATTTGAAATCTTCCTCGATAATCCCCGATTTCAGCATTTTCTTGATTAACGCGAGAACGCGTTTATCAATAATCCCAATTTTGTGCAATTTACGCATTAGCACAGCATGGTCAATATTATCGAAGTAGCCTTTTATATCTCCTTCAATGACGTATTCATATCTCCCAATGTTAATTAGATGAGCAACTCTTGCGATAGCATGGTGTGTAGACCTGTAAGGTCTAAATCCGTAACTATGCTCGTAGAGTTTTGCCTCTATTATGGGTTCTATAACAATTTTAATGCACTGTTGGATGATTCTATCCAACATAGTTGGAATACCGAGGGGTCTAGTTTTACCCGTATTTCCTTTCGGAATATGTTTTCTTCTGGCGGGTTGAGGATTATAGTTCTCCATCGCTCTCCGTACCGTCCGAATGAGTTTCTCTCTGGGCATTTGTAGAAAATGGTTGATGGTCTTATTATCAATGCCCGCTGTCATACTGCCCTTATTCGACTTTATGTCGTGTATTGCAGTTATGATAGTTTGGTCATTAATAATGACTTCATACAATCCATTTAGGGATTTTCCCTCTTTGGACTCTTGATACATGGAGTCCAGAGTCAGCTTCAAGTCCTTTTCGGACTTGATTTGGCAATTAACCTCCACCTTTGTACACACAACCTTCCTGAGAAATACGAGGCTAGGTTATAGGTGGATTAGCGATTATTATGAGTACTGTACAATACCCATAACGTTAACCAAATGACGTTTTGTATAGTCTTTATTTTTCTTTTAAGTGAAAAAGTCTATCTCTTAGAACCGACTTCCCCCCTTCGCTCCACAGACATTACATCTGCTTCAACACTACTATGAGGGACCTGACTTCCTATCAGTTATCATAAGGCTGACACCCTTCTTCTGACAGGCTCTCTCACGTTCCCTAACATCTATCCCTTTATTTACTTATCCTTAGACTCTCACCCTATCCCGGTAATCCTTAATACAGCTCTGAATCTTTAGTTAAGTGCTGTATTTCCCACCCTGTTTCAAGGAATGGGGCAGTAAGTTGAACACACAACAACAAACCGCTGATTACTTTCAAACTCGTTTCCGAATTAAATCTACGTAACGAGACTGCATGAGTTCCCACTAAAGTTGGTAGCCATAGACAAAGTTTTTAAGGAGTCCCGCACCACTTTCGCCATATCTTTTACGACTTAGGTTACTTGGGCTACGACCTCACCTAGCTTCACACGGTTTCAATTGTCAGATTGTCGCCGCATGTAGGGGTATTAGACTGCGCACACGTAAATTTTCTTAAACGTCCATAAGGAGGTAGGTTAATTAAATTTACGCAAGATTCTGTGCGATTCTCGGTTTTCACGAGAAAATTCAATGTTAGAGTTCTTGATTTCTTCTATAATACTTAGTAGGAGAAATCCGCTGCTGTTCCCACAAATTCGTGGTTAGGCAGAACGTGACGCACGTGTATAGCGGAGATCCGGATCTTTTGTCAGTCTCCCGACCAGAACAACTCGGTTAATCATCAGAATTCAACCTCCCTCAAGACAAATTTGTTTTTAGCTGGTTTTACTCTTCTTCGCGTACAGCGATATGACGAATGATATCTTCGTTGATATTCGCAAGACGTGTGTATTCATCGATAGCCTGAGCATCAGCGTGTGCTTTCACGATATGGTAGTAACCTTCGCGGAAGTCGTTGATCTCGTAAGCTAAACGGCGTTTACCCCACTCTTTCGACTCGATGATTTCAGCACCGTTTGAAGTAAGGATTTCATCAAAACGCTGAACCAGCGCCTGTTTCGCCTCATCTTCGATCTGTGGCTGAATGATGTACATAAGTTCGTACTTCTTCATCTGTTGTCACCTCCTCATGGACTGTGGCCCTGCTTCTATGAGCGGGCAAGGAGCAATTCAGTTGCATTACTCACATCAATATATTCTACCACTTTTCAATTCACGGCGCAACTGAAAGATTCAGGTTATAATCAGAGCTGTACCGGATCGAAGGAACCGAAGAAATAATCATCTATCAAAATACGGTTGGCCAGTGCAAGCTGTGTACAGCAAAAGCAAGCAACTCAGCTTTTGGTCCGTCTTGTGTAAAGAAAGGATGTGCTGCCGGTGGCTCCCTCAAAAGTCATCGAATTGGATATCGATAAAGTCATGAAACAGAGCCTGGTCTGGAATGCAGCCTTATTGCTGCTGGCTATGATCACCTATCATTTGTTCGCAGAACCGCTGTCATTCCGATTTTCGTTGATCAGCGTTGTTTTATTCGTTATTGGCTATCTGCTTCTGATCGTGCTGCATGAGTTATTCCATCTTCTCGGATTTCTCCTCTTCGGGCGTGTACCGTTTTCTTCATTGGCTTACGGTTTAAATGTGAAGATGGGTGTTGCTTATGCCACTACGGATCGGCCGCTGCGCGTGAGAGCTATGCGGAAAGCGCTCTTGCTCCCATTCTGGGTGACCGGTGTTTTGCCGGGCGTTATTGGGTTCATGGTCCCCAGTCAGCTTCTTGTCCTGCTCAGTACTATGCTGATTGCCGGAGCAGCCGGTGATTTTGCCATGTACCGGGAATTGCGCAACGTGCCGGCAGATGCCTGGGTAACAGATGATCAGGCAAAGCCCCGGCTGTACGTATATGAGCAGGATTTTCCTCCAGAAAAAACCAGCGCCGGCTGAATGCCAGCGCTGGTTGCTATATATCCCAGTTGCCGCTGTTAATCTGTTTGTGCAGCAGCCGCTCATCTTTCGCCACATATGTGATCACTGCCTGTCTGCCGCTTTCTGACTGCACTTCAATCGTTACTTTCTTGTATAAGTCATCTGAACTCCCGGTGCAATCTTCCAGCTCGTCGATATGCGGCCACAGCTGTTCCGGCACTTCATATACTTCCCCCCGTACTTTGCCCTTTCCTTCCAGCGTCATTGCCGGATAACCCAAGTTTGTATCGTATAGCGTTCCTTTTGCCATTGCATCAGGCAAAACACGTTTGGCATTCTTCAAATAATGATGATACTTGCCGCCTTGTTTAAGTGTTCCATAGACAAATAGATTCATTGCCTCACCTCCAATTGAAAAGCCGGATGCAGATGCATCCGGCTCGCCTCTTCTCTTATACATTGAAACGGAAGAGCATGACATCTCCGTCTTTTACCACATATTCTTTGCCTTCCTGCCGCACTTTGCCTGCTTCTTTTGCGGTGGCCATTGCCCCGGCTTCCACCAAGTCATCGTACGCTACCGTTTCTGCGCGAATAAATCCGCGTTCGAAGTCCGAGTGAATGATCCCTGCGCATTGCGGCGCTTTCATGCCTTTCCGGAATGTCCAGGCACGGACTTCCTGTACGCCTGCCGTGAAGTACGTGGCAAGCCCCAGCAACTGATAGGTTGCTTTGATCAGCTGATCCAGTCCTGCTTCTTCAATCCCCAGCTCTTCAAGGAACATCGCCTTTTCCTCGTCATCCAGTTCGGCCATCTCTTCTTCGATCTTCGCGCAGACTACGATGACTTCCGCGTTGTCTTCCGCTGCGAATTCGCGGATCTTTTCCACATACTCGTTGCTGCTCGGGTCGGCGATATCATCTTCTGAAACATTCGCGGCGTACAGCATTGGTTTAATGGTAAGTAAATGGAAATTCTTAGCGATACGCATTTCCTCTTCAGAAAAATCAACGGACCGCGCCGGCTTTTCATTTTCAAATGCTTCCCGCAGTTTCAGTAACACAGGTTCTTCCGCCATTGCTTCCTTATCTTTCGATTTCACCATTTTCTGCACGCGGACAAGCCGCTTTTCAACACTCTCCATATCAGCCAGGATCAGCTCCAGGTTGATGACTTCAATATCGGAAATCGGGTCCACTTTGCCGGACACATGCGTGATATTATCATCTGCAAAGGCACGGACAACCTGGACGATTGCATCAACTTCCCGGATGTGGGACAGGAATTTATTGCCGAGTCCTTCTCCTTTGCTTGCCCCTTTTACAATGCCTGCAATATCGGTGAATTCAAAAGCTGTTGGAATGGTTTTTTTCGGCTGAACAAGTTCAGTCAGTTTATTCAAACGCTCATCGGGCACTTCAACGATGCCGACGTTCGGATCTATTGTACAAAACGGGTAATTAGCAGATTCTGCGCCCGCTTTCGTAATTGCATTAAACAAAGTGGACTTACCGACATTCGGGAGTCCGACGATTCCTGCAGTCAATGCCATACGGCTTCACGACCTTTCTCATTTTCACATTCAAGTCTCTTTTGCAGCTCTTCTATTATAAAAATGAAACGCGGAAATGTCCAATGGTCATTCCGCGTCTGCCTTCACAAGTATTTTTTTCATTTTCTTATTGAATTCCTGTCTTGGCAACATGATGCTGCGCCCGCAGCCTTCACATTTGATCCGGACGTCAGCGCCCATTCGGATGATCTTCCATGCGTTTGCTCCGCATGGATGGCCTTTCTTCATTTCCACCACGTCATTTAACCCGAATTCTTTCATGTTCACGTTTTCTGCTCCTCTCACTTCTCTTCATCAGCATCCGGTG
Above is a genomic segment from Planococcus lenghuensis containing:
- the ychF gene encoding redox-regulated ATPase YchF, giving the protein MALTAGIVGLPNVGKSTLFNAITKAGAESANYPFCTIDPNVGIVEVPDERLNKLTELVQPKKTIPTAFEFTDIAGIVKGASKGEGLGNKFLSHIREVDAIVQVVRAFADDNITHVSGKVDPISDIEVINLELILADMESVEKRLVRVQKMVKSKDKEAMAEEPVLLKLREAFENEKPARSVDFSEEEMRIAKNFHLLTIKPMLYAANVSEDDIADPSSNEYVEKIREFAAEDNAEVIVVCAKIEEEMAELDDEEKAMFLEELGIEEAGLDQLIKATYQLLGLATYFTAGVQEVRAWTFRKGMKAPQCAGIIHSDFERGFIRAETVAYDDLVEAGAMATAKEAGKVRQEGKEYVVKDGDVMLFRFNV
- the rpsF gene encoding 30S ribosomal protein S6; amino-acid sequence: MKKYELMYIIQPQIEDEAKQALVQRFDEILTSNGAEIIESKEWGKRRLAYEINDFREGYYHIVKAHADAQAIDEYTRLANINEDIIRHIAVREEE
- the ltrA gene encoding group II intron reverse transcriptase/maturase, with amino-acid sequence MYQESKEGKSLNGLYEVIINDQTIITAIHDIKSNKGSMTAGIDNKTINHFLQMPREKLIRTVRRAMENYNPQPARRKHIPKGNTGKTRPLGIPTMLDRIIQQCIKIVIEPIIEAKLYEHSYGFRPYRSTHHAIARVAHLINIGRYEYVIEGDIKGYFDNIDHAVLMRKLHKIGIIDKRVLALIKKMLKSGIIEEDFKFHDTDKGTPQGGIISPILANVYLNDFDWTVSSRYENPYFADEFSNVKNARRKFRKVGRQPVFLVRYADDWVIFTKTKEQAEKQLEYLKRYFKAKLNLELSEEKTVITDLKENRMKFLGFQVELAKPRKSIGRTGNAKKHELYARILPDMKKVRTKTAEILKDIKQIRRTQCDYQKAVIIEKVNSKIVGLSEYYKTAVWTEIFDSLDHKVFVTSHYTWKKLYRNQNNGKNKAKLKRYSELSNRRKRHEGYTAETHAVEVEGEWVGITKFLHTKSEDPQCFNQNLTPYTVEGRELYYKNAKKNQSLNRLPLYDKNEDVFRIAKRNMLKSDKKNLRKYNFEFYMNREYAFNRDRGKCKVCAGDILPVELQCHHISPTLPLDEVNKITNLASLHKKCHELVHGTSVPEDTKIAKKVEKYRAKLIGDIS
- a CDS encoding DUF3267 domain-containing protein, whose protein sequence is MAPSKVIELDIDKVMKQSLVWNAALLLLAMITYHLFAEPLSFRFSLISVVLFVIGYLLLIVLHELFHLLGFLLFGRVPFSSLAYGLNVKMGVAYATTDRPLRVRAMRKALLLPFWVTGVLPGVIGFMVPSQLLVLLSTMLIAGAAGDFAMYRELRNVPADAWVTDDQAKPRLYVYEQDFPPEKTSAG
- the ssb gene encoding single-stranded DNA-binding protein, giving the protein MEITSKVYLFLSNGVAACNFTLAVNRTFSNAQGEREADFINCVTWRKQAENTANFLKKGSLAGVEGRIQTRSYENNEGKRVYVTEVVADSVQFLEPKGANQDRSQSPAYGGQNQPSYQQNQPSRQGNQGNQGNYTRVDDDPFGNSGPIEVSDDDLPF
- a CDS encoding DUF951 domain-containing protein — protein: MNMKEFGLNDVVEMKKGHPCGANAWKIIRMGADVRIKCEGCGRSIMLPRQEFNKKMKKILVKADAE
- a CDS encoding gamma-glutamylcyclotransferase family protein; protein product: MNLFVYGTLKQGGKYHHYLKNAKRVLPDAMAKGTLYDTNLGYPAMTLEGKGKVRGEVYEVPEQLWPHIDELEDCTGSSDDLYKKVTIEVQSESGRQAVITYVAKDERLLHKQINSGNWDI